A genomic window from Candidatus Protochlamydia phocaeensis includes:
- a CDS encoding sensor histidine kinase, with amino-acid sequence MLSIKNCHLNASFLLDGLDRPAGLYLRSAGWLLCGILSLLFCLSFKMKDRKVALPSVKKSTVWMVGTVFCKDLKKQFSVLGERGSFSFCSSRVWLLFPWKNFLDNLGQEKAAFSFSRQKDTLYNWESLVPISLLCLCVFLIACALAFWGMAISSRLRQAKKQEEEEADQKRQPLKETEIEQLELFSLIASHDLKEPLYKIMSFADLLKSNYAQILDDKGKDYLERLLNSCQQMKLITDRILEFSRVMTATHPFEPVHLSQIVANALHELADSINSKQAQVEVSPLPVIEGDPAQLSQLFIHLIENSLKFSRPSIPPHIIIYQSKAEGKGIEVVVSDNGIGFDEKYLHKLFKPFQRLHSSSHYEGIGMSLAICQKIMLRHGGKISASSQLNQGTTFHLFFPYLNQ; translated from the coding sequence ATGCTATCTATTAAAAATTGCCATTTAAACGCGTCATTTTTGCTCGATGGGCTCGATCGGCCGGCCGGCCTCTATCTGCGTTCTGCGGGATGGCTTTTATGCGGCATCCTATCGCTACTCTTTTGCCTGTCTTTCAAAATGAAAGACAGAAAGGTCGCTCTTCCAAGCGTAAAAAAATCCACTGTATGGATGGTCGGCACTGTTTTTTGCAAAGACTTGAAGAAACAATTTTCCGTTCTAGGAGAACGCGGCTCTTTCTCTTTTTGTTCCTCACGCGTATGGCTTCTTTTTCCTTGGAAAAATTTTCTAGATAATTTAGGCCAAGAAAAAGCCGCCTTTTCCTTTTCTCGCCAAAAAGACACCCTTTATAACTGGGAAAGCCTTGTCCCTATCTCACTCCTATGCTTATGTGTTTTTTTGATTGCATGCGCCCTGGCTTTCTGGGGCATGGCCATTTCATCCCGGCTCCGTCAAGCTAAAAAGCAAGAGGAGGAAGAGGCTGACCAAAAAAGACAGCCGCTTAAAGAAACTGAAATTGAACAGCTCGAACTATTTTCTTTAATCGCCTCACATGATCTAAAAGAGCCTTTATATAAGATCATGTCATTTGCAGATTTATTAAAATCGAACTATGCACAGATTTTAGACGACAAAGGAAAAGACTATCTAGAGCGCCTGCTCAATTCATGCCAGCAAATGAAGCTTATTACCGATAGAATTCTCGAATTTTCAAGGGTGATGACCGCAACTCATCCTTTTGAGCCCGTTCATTTATCACAAATCGTTGCAAATGCCCTTCATGAATTGGCAGACTCCATCAACAGCAAGCAAGCTCAAGTAGAGGTCTCCCCTCTTCCTGTCATAGAAGGAGACCCGGCTCAACTATCTCAATTATTTATCCATCTGATTGAAAATTCGCTTAAATTTAGCCGTCCAAGCATTCCCCCTCATATTATTATTTATCAAAGCAAAGCGGAAGGCAAAGGGATCGAAGTGGTGGTTTCTGATAATGGCATCGGTTTTGATGAGAAATATTTACATAAATTATTTAAGCCCTTTCAGCGCTTGCATAGCTCCAGTCATTATGAAGGCATAGGCATGAGCTTAGCCATCTGTCAAAAAATCATGCTTAGACATGGCGGAAAAATTTCTGCCAGCAGTCAATTGAATCAAGGAACAACATTCCATCTTTTTTTTCCCTATCTAAATCAATAG
- a CDS encoding response regulator: MTLSHSDTISILLAEDDDDQFFIIKTVFEKLLLVNELHRVNDGEELMDYLLRRGEYALPNKAPRPELILLDLNMPKKNGLEALKEIRNHPDLCHTPVVVLTALTDQDTIRMCYAAGANSYIAKPVGPEGLVRALKDLRTYWFQLVKLPPGNKE, translated from the coding sequence ATGACCCTTTCTCATTCAGATACAATTTCTATTCTCTTAGCGGAAGACGATGACGATCAATTTTTTATTATAAAAACAGTCTTCGAAAAGCTTCTTCTGGTCAATGAACTGCACCGGGTTAATGATGGAGAAGAATTAATGGATTATCTTCTTCGCAGAGGAGAATATGCGCTTCCCAATAAAGCTCCCCGTCCAGAGCTCATCTTACTGGATTTAAATATGCCCAAAAAGAATGGGCTAGAAGCCTTAAAGGAAATTCGCAACCATCCTGACCTTTGCCATACTCCTGTTGTTGTTTTGACGGCTTTGACAGACCAGGACACAATAAGAATGTGCTATGCCGCCGGGGCAAACTCTTATATTGCCAAACCTGTAGGGCCGGAAGGATTGGTCCGCGCATTAAAAGATCTTAGAACCTATTGGTTTCAACTTGTCAAGCTGCCGCCGGGTAATAAGGAATAA
- a CDS encoding adenosine kinase — translation MLQQHSFRILGVGAACIDLLVPVEEQFLAHVPGEKGGSQAIEFEKLNHIIALSGSSPQIATGGSCANTIKGLANLGERCGFLSHMGSDSLGEHFSHQIKKLGIVGLFSTSSLPTARVLCLITPDGQRTMRFFAGSSEEMSDRYIHPDYFKGVRHVHLEAYFLRNGPLLQRIMELAKKAGATISLDVSSFEIIRQYHQTLHALLSTYVDVVFANENEVKELTGLSAFEGCGKLQEICPIAVVLMGERGCLVGHQGRIVHSPAFPAKVIDSTGAGDLFASGFLYGYIREYPLEACARLGNRLGSAIVEVKGADLPEGKWQELRALIAYEAPVNNDR, via the coding sequence ATGTTACAACAACACTCCTTCCGCATCTTAGGCGTGGGCGCTGCCTGCATTGATTTGCTTGTCCCTGTCGAAGAGCAATTCCTTGCGCATGTGCCGGGAGAAAAAGGGGGCTCGCAAGCCATTGAATTTGAAAAGCTCAATCACATTATCGCCCTAAGCGGCAGCTCTCCGCAAATTGCAACAGGCGGCAGCTGTGCAAACACCATTAAAGGCTTGGCCAATTTGGGAGAGCGCTGCGGCTTTCTCAGCCACATGGGCAGCGACTCTTTAGGAGAACATTTTTCCCATCAAATAAAGAAACTAGGAATTGTCGGTTTATTTTCGACTTCCTCTTTGCCTACCGCTCGGGTCTTATGCTTAATTACTCCTGACGGCCAACGGACGATGCGTTTTTTTGCTGGATCAAGCGAAGAGATGTCCGATCGCTACATTCATCCAGACTACTTCAAAGGCGTTCGACACGTTCACCTAGAGGCTTATTTTTTACGCAATGGCCCTTTGCTCCAGCGCATTATGGAATTGGCCAAAAAAGCAGGCGCTACAATCTCTTTAGATGTATCAAGCTTTGAAATCATCCGACAGTACCACCAGACTTTGCATGCCCTGCTTTCCACTTACGTCGATGTTGTGTTTGCAAATGAAAACGAGGTGAAGGAGCTGACGGGATTATCAGCTTTTGAGGGATGCGGTAAATTGCAAGAAATTTGTCCCATTGCTGTAGTTTTAATGGGAGAAAGGGGCTGTCTTGTCGGCCATCAAGGCCGCATTGTTCATAGTCCCGCCTTTCCTGCCAAAGTCATCGATTCAACGGGAGCGGGGGATCTTTTTGCCAGCGGTTTTTTATATGGCTATATCCGGGAATACCCTTTAGAAGCCTGTGCACGCTTGGGTAATCGCCTAGGCAGTGCGATTGTCGAAGTCAAGGGAGCCGATCTTCCGGAAGGCAAATGGCAAGAGCTGCGCGCCCTCATCGCTTATGAAGCCCCGGTCAATAATGACAGGTGA